One segment of Halococcus salifodinae DSM 8989 DNA contains the following:
- a CDS encoding DUF362 domain-containing protein encodes MVELDVPDAETLADVNDVSIGDFPRLAYAERRRDSPRVDDVSAATRDAIGDIPALTDLDEGAEVAVTAGSRGIHDMPELIEAVVAELSERGLDPFVMPAMGSHGGATPGGQRDVLEGYGITEERLGCEIRDSMAVEPVAEDSEGRPIPVSRVALEADAVLVANRVKLHTDFRNEVESGLTKMTVVGLGKQRGAEEMHNAAISRGLDTVIQERADAIFEHAPVVGGIALVENANDRAALIEGVPVGEISDREPELLARSKMLFGELPVDHLDLLVVDEIGKDVSGTGMDTNVIGRYQFLNEEEPALPDITRIYARDVTDASHGNGIGMGLADFVHEDLVVQLNLSDTYVNAVTSGESSRAFVPIVSPSDRTALLLAYSITGVRDPEDLRIGYVRSTLHPDELYVSDPVADELAECDDVDVGERREIEFDDAGDFVFGFEGR; translated from the coding sequence ATGGTCGAACTCGACGTACCCGACGCAGAGACGCTTGCGGACGTCAACGACGTCAGCATCGGCGACTTCCCCCGCCTCGCCTACGCCGAACGCCGCCGGGACTCGCCTCGGGTCGACGACGTCTCCGCGGCGACTCGCGACGCGATCGGGGATATCCCCGCCCTGACCGACCTCGACGAGGGTGCCGAGGTGGCCGTCACAGCCGGGAGCCGCGGCATCCACGACATGCCCGAACTGATTGAGGCGGTCGTCGCCGAGCTTTCGGAGCGCGGGCTGGATCCCTTCGTCATGCCGGCGATGGGGAGTCACGGCGGCGCGACGCCGGGGGGGCAGCGCGACGTCCTGGAGGGGTACGGGATCACCGAGGAGCGACTGGGCTGTGAGATCCGCGATTCGATGGCCGTCGAGCCCGTCGCCGAGGACTCAGAGGGACGTCCGATCCCGGTGTCGAGGGTCGCCCTAGAGGCCGACGCGGTGCTCGTCGCCAACCGGGTGAAGCTCCACACCGACTTTCGCAACGAGGTGGAGTCCGGGCTGACGAAGATGACCGTCGTCGGCCTCGGCAAGCAGCGCGGGGCAGAAGAGATGCACAACGCCGCCATCTCCCGCGGGCTCGATACCGTGATTCAGGAACGCGCCGACGCCATCTTCGAGCACGCCCCTGTCGTCGGCGGGATCGCGCTCGTCGAGAACGCGAACGACCGCGCCGCGCTGATTGAGGGCGTCCCGGTCGGAGAGATCTCCGACCGCGAGCCCGAACTGCTCGCCCGCTCGAAGATGCTGTTCGGCGAACTCCCGGTCGACCACCTCGACCTGCTCGTCGTCGACGAGATCGGGAAGGACGTCTCCGGCACCGGGATGGACACCAACGTGATCGGCCGCTACCAGTTCCTCAACGAGGAGGAGCCCGCCCTGCCCGACATCACGCGGATCTACGCCCGCGACGTCACCGACGCCTCCCACGGCAACGGGATCGGGATGGGGCTCGCGGACTTCGTCCACGAGGACCTCGTCGTACAGTTGAACCTCTCGGACACCTACGTGAACGCCGTGACCAGCGGCGAGTCCTCCCGCGCGTTCGTCCCGATCGTCTCGCCGAGCGACCGGACTGCGCTGCTGCTGGCGTACTCTATTACGGGCGTCCGCGACCCCGAAGACCTCCGTATCGGCTACGTCCGGAGCACGCTCCACCCGGACG